In Paenibacillus sonchi, a single genomic region encodes these proteins:
- a CDS encoding CHC2 zinc finger domain-containing protein, producing MIIRELKSLNQLQISQANKITLIEFAKSHGYILENGGRCALHAKHSGGLYFFKDSNKYYHFSTDTHGGPIDFVMQFWNMNFKEAVAFLLESETPRFTPLPILLKQPASSFFQTRHPTIGESLGIS from the coding sequence ATGATCATTAGAGAACTCAAATCTCTTAATCAATTACAAATCTCCCAAGCAAACAAAATCACGCTTATTGAATTTGCCAAATCCCACGGCTACATTCTTGAAAATGGCGGCCGCTGCGCTCTTCATGCAAAACACAGTGGTGGTCTTTATTTTTTCAAAGACAGCAACAAATACTATCACTTCTCCACCGATACTCATGGCGGTCCAATCGACTTTGTAATGCAATTCTGGAATATGAATTTCAAAGAAGCTGTAGCTTTTCTACTGGAGAGTGAAACCCCACGCTTCACTCCTCTCCCCATTCTCCTCAAACAGCCGGCCAGCTCATTCTTCCAGACAAGGCATCCAACTATAGGCGAGTCGCTTGGTATCTCGTAA
- a CDS encoding toprim domain-containing protein: MHEKKLYQQSKTGNCVFIGYDPDGIPKYCSMRGCNPNRPFKQDRIHSDKSYPFLIPGSNNCKRVYVFESPIDAMSHATLTKLNGLDWRTDHRISLGCLSDNALERFLTKYSMHEIIFCLDNDYNATYQDGSPAPNWGQEAAFKFSEKYKTLSYQVSIEKPQKKDVNEDLAFFITLEKENEKKNTKDMEHEYER, from the coding sequence ATGCACGAAAAAAAGCTTTATCAGCAATCCAAAACCGGAAACTGTGTTTTCATCGGATACGATCCTGATGGAATTCCTAAGTACTGTTCGATGAGAGGTTGCAACCCTAATCGCCCTTTTAAGCAGGATCGAATACATTCAGACAAAAGCTACCCATTTCTCATTCCTGGTAGTAACAACTGTAAGCGAGTCTATGTATTTGAAAGCCCCATCGACGCCATGAGCCATGCCACACTCACCAAGCTGAACGGGCTGGACTGGCGAACAGATCATCGAATCTCCCTTGGTTGCTTATCAGATAATGCCTTAGAGCGCTTCCTAACCAAATACAGTATGCATGAAATCATCTTCTGTTTAGACAACGACTATAACGCCACTTATCAAGATGGCAGCCCGGCTCCCAATTGGGGACAAGAGGCTGCCTTTAAATTTTCGGAAAAATATAAAACCTTAAGTTATCAAGTAAGTATTGAGAAACCTCAAAAAAAGGATGTAAACGAAGATTTAGCATTTTTTATAACACTAGAGAAAGAAAATGAGAAGAAGAATACAAAGGATATGGAGCATGAATATGAAAGATAA